A portion of the Nerophis lumbriciformis linkage group LG37, RoL_Nlum_v2.1, whole genome shotgun sequence genome contains these proteins:
- the LOC133577538 gene encoding uncharacterized protein isoform X2 yields the protein MAQEGPQSSHFREGQKALETHYFKKEEEDLLNPQSKEEGAAPQPPHFQEEEEKAPLTPHIKEEEEEHSISQEFPVTGVPVKSEDEEVKGESEEEPPSRHMTREADGGPPADKFLAPLARSHSHDSDDGDHCGGPPADKFLSRSHSDDGDHCGGPPADKFLAPLSRSHSHDSDDGDSKDGQTHFKCSHCDKTFKYPSLLKKHARMHTGEKPFCCSECGKAFSRKNLLTVHMTTHSEESPFLCPVCGKVFVQSHIFKVHMRIHTGEKSFVCSICGKGFVQSNNLTVHMRIHTGEKPFTCSVCGREFVKSQCLKVHMRRHSGEKPYSCPSCNKHFCERSNLVRHMRRHTGEKVFSCSACEERFSYKYQLNKHQCAAGENSTI from the coding sequence ATGGCGCAGGAGGGACCACAGTCCTCTCACTTTAGGGAGGGACAAAAAGCGTTAGAGACACATTactttaaaaaggaagaggaggacctaCTAAACCCCCAATCGAAAGAGGAAGGGGCGGCACCACAGCCACCCCACTTTcaagaagaggaagaaaaggCGCCACTGACCccgcacattaaagaggaagaggaggaacacagcatcagtcaggagttcccagtgactggtgtccctgtgaagagtgaagatgaggaggtcaaaggtgaaagtgaggaggagCCTCCAAGCCGACACATGACAAGAGAAGCTGATGGAGGACCACCAGCAGACAAGTTCTTAGCTCCACTAGCAAGGTCACACTCTCATGACTCtgatgatggagaccactgtggaggaccaCCAGCAGACAAGTTCTTATCAAGGTCACACTCtgatgatggagaccactgtggaggaccaCCAGCAGACAagttcttagctccactatcaagGTCACACTCTCATGACTCTGATGATGGAGACTCTAAAGAtggtcagacacactttaaatgtTCACACTGTGACAAAACTTTCAAATACCCTAGTCTTCTGAAAAAACACGCAAGAatgcacactggagagaaacctttttgcTGCTCGGAATGTGGTAAAGCTTTTTCAAGGAAGAATTTGTTGACAGTACACATGACAACGCACTCTGAGGAAAGCCCTTTTTTATGTCCAGTGTGTGGTAAAGTTTTTGTGCAAAGTCACATTTTCAAAGTACACATgcgaatacacactggagagaaatccTTTGTGTGTTCAATCTGTGgcaaaggttttgtacaaagtaACAATTtgacagtacacatgagaatacacaccggagagaaaccttttacttgctcagtCTGTGGCAGAGAGTTTGTTAAAAGTCAgtgtttgaaagtacacatgagaaggcATTCTGGGGAAAAGCCATACTCCTGTCCAAGCTGCAACAAACACTTTTGTGAACGATCAAACCTTGTAAGACACATGAGgagacacacaggagagaaagtgtttaGTTGCAGTGCGTGTGAGGAAAGGTTCTCGTATAAGTACCAGCTCAACAAACACCAGTGTGCTGCTGGGGAGAACAGCACAATTTGA